Proteins encoded within one genomic window of Haladaptatus sp. QDMS2:
- the cofG gene encoding 7,8-didemethyl-8-hydroxy-5-deazariboflavin synthase subunit CofG: protein MLPGASEYDIDITLDEADVERLLAVTPADVNPAPELSFAKNVFLPLTTACRYTCTYCTYYDVPGQASLMTPDRIREQCRMGADAGCTEALFTFGDDPDDRYTEIHAQLEEWGHDSIHSYLREACEIALGEGLLPHSNPGDQTREQMELVADVNASMGVMLETTAEVQAHGGPRAKSPGQRLATLRTAGELGVPFTTGILVGIGESWRDRAESLLAIRAMHERYGHIQEVIVQNVSPNERWKQDGPSLETMRRVVAMARVCLPEEISVQVPPNLAPVRELLDCGIDDLGGVSPVTDDYINPDYKWPALRELEAIAADAGVPLRERLPVYERFLPAEDETANHWLSAQITEAIREESEAGERYRRVLSRPSATSS, encoded by the coding sequence ATGCTACCCGGGGCCAGCGAGTACGACATCGACATCACTCTGGATGAGGCGGACGTAGAGCGACTGCTCGCGGTGACGCCCGCCGACGTGAACCCGGCTCCGGAGCTGAGTTTCGCGAAGAACGTCTTCCTGCCCCTCACGACCGCCTGCCGGTACACCTGCACCTACTGCACCTACTACGACGTGCCCGGACAGGCGAGCCTCATGACGCCCGACCGGATTCGCGAACAGTGTCGCATGGGCGCAGACGCCGGCTGTACGGAGGCGCTGTTCACCTTCGGGGACGACCCCGACGATCGTTACACCGAGATTCACGCGCAACTGGAGGAGTGGGGCCACGACTCGATTCACAGCTATCTCCGGGAAGCCTGCGAAATCGCCCTCGGCGAGGGTCTGCTCCCGCACTCGAACCCCGGCGACCAGACCCGCGAGCAGATGGAGCTCGTCGCAGACGTAAATGCGAGCATGGGCGTCATGCTCGAAACCACCGCCGAGGTGCAGGCCCACGGCGGCCCTCGGGCGAAGTCGCCCGGCCAACGCCTCGCCACCCTGCGGACCGCCGGAGAACTCGGCGTCCCGTTCACGACTGGCATCCTCGTCGGCATCGGCGAGTCGTGGCGCGACCGCGCCGAGAGCCTGCTCGCCATCCGCGCGATGCACGAACGCTACGGCCACATTCAGGAGGTCATCGTCCAGAACGTGAGTCCGAACGAGCGCTGGAAGCAGGACGGCCCATCCCTCGAAACCATGCGCCGCGTCGTAGCGATGGCCCGCGTCTGTCTTCCCGAGGAGATTTCTGTGCAAGTGCCGCCGAATCTGGCGCCCGTCCGCGAGTTGCTCGACTGTGGCATCGACGACTTGGGCGGGGTGTCCCCGGTCACGGACGACTACATCAATCCAGATTACAAGTGGCCGGCGCTGCGCGAACTGGAGGCCATCGCGGCTGATGCGGGGGTGCCACTCCGCGAGCGTCTCCCCGTGTACGAGCGGTTCCTCCCAGCCGAAGACGAGACGGCGAACCACTGGCTCTCGGCGCAGATTACGGAGGCGATTCGCGAGGAGAGCGAGGCAGGGGAGCGCTATCGACGGGTACTCAGTCGGCCTTCGGCGACTTCTTCGTGA
- a CDS encoding tubulin/FtsZ family protein: protein MKLAMIGFGQAGGKIVDKFLEYDQRTGSGIVRAAVAVNTAKADLLGLKNIPQEQRVLIGQARVKGHGVGADNELGAEVAEEDIDEIQGAIDNIPVHEVDAFLIISGMGGGTGSGGAPVLAKHLKRIYTEPVYGLGILPGADEGGIYTLNAARSFQTFVREVDNLLVFDNDSWRKTGESMESGYSEINEEIVRRFGILFGAGEVKAGGEVAESVVDSSEIINTLAGGGVSTVGYAAEEVEKKSSGGLLSRFKGGNDEPVDTAHTTNRITSLVRKAALGRLTLPCEIEGAERALLVMSGPPEHLNRKGIERGRKWLEEQTGSMEVRGGDYPVSESRYVASVILLSGVTNVPRIKELQQVAIEAQDNIEDIRRQSEANLKSLVEDDSDELEPLF from the coding sequence ATGAAACTCGCGATGATAGGGTTCGGACAGGCAGGAGGGAAGATCGTGGACAAGTTCCTCGAGTACGACCAGCGTACGGGGAGCGGCATCGTCCGCGCCGCCGTCGCCGTGAACACGGCCAAAGCCGACCTGCTCGGACTCAAGAACATACCACAGGAACAGCGCGTCCTCATCGGCCAGGCCCGCGTCAAGGGGCACGGCGTCGGTGCCGACAACGAACTCGGCGCGGAGGTCGCAGAGGAAGATATCGACGAAATTCAGGGTGCGATAGACAACATCCCCGTCCACGAGGTGGACGCGTTCCTCATCATCTCGGGGATGGGCGGCGGAACCGGCAGCGGCGGTGCGCCCGTGCTCGCAAAGCACCTGAAACGCATCTACACCGAACCCGTGTACGGACTGGGCATCCTGCCGGGGGCGGACGAAGGTGGCATCTACACGCTGAACGCCGCACGTAGCTTCCAGACGTTCGTCCGCGAGGTGGACAACCTCCTCGTGTTCGACAACGACTCCTGGCGCAAGACCGGCGAGTCGATGGAAAGCGGGTACAGCGAAATCAACGAAGAAATCGTCCGTCGCTTTGGCATCCTCTTCGGGGCGGGCGAAGTGAAAGCCGGCGGCGAAGTCGCAGAGAGCGTCGTCGACTCCAGTGAAATCATCAACACGCTCGCGGGCGGCGGCGTCTCCACCGTGGGCTACGCCGCAGAAGAAGTCGAGAAGAAGTCCTCTGGCGGCCTTCTCTCCCGATTCAAAGGCGGCAACGACGAACCCGTAGACACGGCCCACACGACAAACCGAATCACCAGCCTCGTGCGCAAGGCCGCACTGGGCCGCTTGACGCTCCCGTGTGAAATCGAGGGCGCAGAGCGCGCGTTGCTCGTCATGAGCGGCCCGCCGGAGCACTTAAATCGGAAAGGCATCGAGCGCGGCCGCAAGTGGTTAGAGGAGCAGACCGGCAGCATGGAAGTCCGTGGTGGCGACTACCCCGTCTCCGAATCTCGCTACGTCGCGAGCGTCATCCTCCTGTCTGGGGTGACCAACGTCCCGCGCATCAAGGAACTCCAGCAAGTCGCAATCGAAGCCCAAGACAACATCGAAGATATCCGCCGACAGTCTGAAGCGAATCTCAAATCCCTCGTCGAAGATGATTCTGATGAACTCGAACCACTCTTTTAA
- the cofC gene encoding 2-phospho-L-lactate guanylyltransferase, producing MRVLVPYDETDPKTRLASLFSPTERREFSRLMLGDVLASIRRTGRTPVVLATAPLDVDASVVVDDRPLSAAVNAHLEPNTAVVMADLALATPAALSRLFSAEGEVVVAPGIGGGTNALVSRHPEFSVDYHGASFRDHREIARRIGAEWAVLDSYRLATDVDERVDLAELLLHGDGAAREWLVDAGIRLDTGQGRVGVCRE from the coding sequence ATGCGTGTCCTCGTCCCCTACGACGAAACAGACCCGAAGACGCGCCTCGCGTCTCTTTTCTCGCCTACTGAGCGCCGCGAGTTCTCCCGGCTGATGCTCGGGGACGTGCTCGCATCGATTCGTCGAACCGGCCGAACCCCCGTCGTGCTCGCCACGGCACCGCTCGACGTTGACGCGTCGGTGGTCGTCGACGACCGGCCGCTCTCTGCGGCGGTGAACGCGCACCTTGAACCCAACACTGCCGTCGTGATGGCCGACCTCGCACTGGCGACGCCTGCGGCGCTCTCTCGGCTGTTTTCCGCCGAGGGCGAGGTGGTCGTCGCCCCCGGTATCGGCGGCGGAACCAACGCGCTCGTCTCCCGCCACCCGGAGTTTTCCGTCGATTACCACGGCGCGTCGTTTCGTGACCACCGAGAAATCGCCCGACGTATCGGTGCTGAATGGGCGGTGCTCGATTCCTACCGCCTCGCCACGGACGTGGACGAACGGGTCGACCTCGCGGAACTACTCCTACACGGCGACGGGGCCGCCCGCGAGTGGCTCGTGGACGCGGGCATTCGCCTCGACACGGGGCAGGGGCGCGTCGGCGTCTGCCGGGAGTGA
- a CDS encoding thiamine pyrophosphate-dependent dehydrogenase E1 component subunit alpha, with protein MNRIVGERPLAETPFSPDEARAMLEDMVRARRFDERAIALQRRGWMSGYPPHAGQEASQVGAAHAMAADDWLFPTYRSNAMQLARGVPTSDLLLFRRGHAEFHSGHDIPIFPQTVPIATQIPHATGVGMAAKLRGATHAVVCCFGDGATSEGDFHEGLNFAGVFGTPTVFFCENNNWAISMRRDKQTAAPIIAQKAVAYGFEGVQVDGNDPLAVCETVRDALTAARAGTPVLIESLTYRQGAHTTSDDPSVYRDEDEALPEWRTADPLDRFEAYLGEQGVIDDSFVPAATARANEELTAAVEYAASIPTPARDNVFDYVYAQLTPRLSRQKSALREFTERHGVSTE; from the coding sequence ATGAACAGAATCGTCGGCGAGCGTCCGCTTGCAGAGACGCCGTTTTCGCCCGACGAGGCTCGGGCGATGCTCGAAGACATGGTCAGAGCGCGGCGGTTCGACGAGCGGGCCATTGCCCTCCAGCGTCGCGGGTGGATGAGCGGCTATCCGCCCCACGCCGGACAAGAAGCCTCGCAGGTCGGCGCGGCCCACGCAATGGCCGCGGACGACTGGCTGTTTCCCACCTACCGGTCGAACGCGATGCAACTCGCCCGTGGGGTTCCCACGAGCGACCTCCTCCTCTTTCGCCGTGGACACGCCGAGTTCCACTCCGGACACGACATTCCCATCTTCCCGCAGACGGTTCCAATCGCCACCCAGATACCACACGCGACGGGCGTCGGTATGGCGGCCAAACTCCGAGGCGCAACTCACGCTGTCGTCTGTTGCTTTGGTGATGGGGCGACCAGCGAGGGCGACTTCCACGAGGGACTCAACTTCGCGGGCGTGTTCGGGACGCCGACCGTCTTCTTCTGTGAGAACAACAACTGGGCCATCTCGATGCGCCGCGACAAACAGACGGCCGCCCCGATCATCGCCCAGAAGGCCGTCGCCTACGGTTTCGAAGGTGTGCAGGTAGATGGGAACGACCCACTCGCCGTCTGTGAGACGGTTCGTGACGCGCTCACTGCTGCCCGAGCTGGCACGCCCGTCCTCATTGAGAGTCTGACCTACCGTCAGGGAGCACACACCACCTCCGACGACCCTTCGGTCTACCGAGACGAGGACGAGGCGCTTCCGGAGTGGCGGACGGCGGACCCACTCGACCGATTCGAGGCGTACCTCGGAGAACAGGGCGTCATCGACGACTCGTTTGTCCCGGCGGCGACAGCGCGGGCGAACGAGGAACTCACCGCGGCCGTCGAGTACGCGGCCTCGATACCAACCCCCGCGCGGGACAACGTGTTCGACTACGTGTATGCACAGCTCACGCCTCGGTTGTCACGACAAAAATCGGCGCTCCGCGAGTTCACCGAACGACACGGCGTCTCGACTGAATAG
- a CDS encoding Lrp/AsnC family transcriptional regulator: protein MVHAFIMMKTAAGKSEQLLASILDMEHVAEAHIVAGNYDIIAEVDAPEVYEVMHTVSSGLRAMEGVSDTKTYISLE, encoded by the coding sequence ATGGTCCACGCGTTCATCATGATGAAAACCGCCGCGGGGAAGTCAGAGCAACTGTTAGCGTCGATCCTCGACATGGAACACGTGGCGGAAGCGCACATCGTCGCCGGAAACTACGACATCATCGCAGAGGTGGACGCCCCGGAGGTGTACGAGGTAATGCATACCGTCTCCTCCGGGTTGCGTGCGATGGAAGGCGTCTCTGACACGAAAACGTACATCTCCCTCGAATAG
- a CDS encoding complex I NDUFA9 subunit family protein encodes MKVLVTGGTGFVGSALCKELTARGHDVTALARSPDDAALPEGVNTVRGNVTAYDSIEGAFEGQDAVVNLVALSPLFKPKGGLSHEKVHLGGTRNVVKAAKEHGVSKIVQQSALGADPNGPTAYIRTKGQAEQVVRDSGLDWVIFRPSIIFGDGGEFISFTKSLTTPVVTALPGANTAKFQPIWIGDFVPMLADAVDDDAHVGHVYEIGGPEVLTLGDVTRLIYQSKGKSVSVVPVPLSLVKVGATITAPLPFIPFGPDQARSLKLDNTTSENDINAFGVSESDLTTLGTYLRENQ; translated from the coding sequence ATGAAGGTTCTCGTTACTGGTGGAACCGGTTTCGTCGGCTCGGCCCTGTGTAAAGAACTCACAGCGCGTGGCCACGACGTCACCGCCCTCGCTCGGTCTCCCGACGACGCCGCCCTTCCAGAGGGTGTCAACACCGTCCGTGGGAACGTCACCGCCTACGACTCCATCGAAGGCGCGTTCGAGGGACAGGACGCGGTGGTCAACCTCGTCGCCCTCTCGCCGCTGTTCAAGCCGAAAGGTGGCCTCAGCCACGAGAAAGTCCACCTCGGCGGGACGCGAAACGTCGTGAAGGCGGCCAAGGAACACGGCGTCTCCAAAATCGTCCAGCAGAGTGCCCTCGGCGCAGACCCGAACGGACCCACCGCCTACATCCGGACGAAGGGACAGGCAGAACAGGTCGTCCGTGACTCCGGCCTGGACTGGGTTATCTTCCGCCCCTCCATCATATTCGGCGACGGTGGCGAGTTCATCTCCTTTACGAAATCGCTCACCACGCCGGTCGTGACAGCGCTTCCCGGGGCCAACACCGCGAAATTCCAGCCAATCTGGATTGGGGACTTCGTCCCGATGCTCGCAGACGCCGTCGACGACGACGCACACGTCGGACACGTCTACGAAATCGGCGGCCCCGAAGTGCTGACGCTCGGTGACGTGACGCGCCTCATTTACCAGTCGAAGGGGAAATCGGTGTCCGTCGTCCCCGTTCCGCTCTCGCTCGTCAAGGTCGGCGCGACAATAACCGCCCCGCTCCCGTTCATCCCATTCGGCCCTGACCAGGCCCGTTCGCTCAAACTCGACAACACTACCTCAGAAAATGACATCAACGCGTTTGGTGTTAGTGAATCTGACTTAACAACACTCGGAACATACCTCCGCGAGAACCAATAA
- a CDS encoding TrkA family potassium uptake protein encodes MRFVIIGAGRVGLRTARVLREEGHDVTLIEENETAVERARNMGFEVVQGDGSVEENLEAAGIAEADALGALSGDLNVNFVACMIGKHHGCRTIMRIDEDYREDIYRKYADEVDEIVYPERLGAIGAKNALVGGNIRAIADIAQNLQVVELTITDASPMLGYSISELELPAHARLIAFGKEDGRLRLPLPDDSLELHDRLVVLTDFDVLEDVRRIIVGDAAPAAPGGN; translated from the coding sequence ATGCGCTTCGTTATCATTGGTGCTGGTCGTGTCGGTCTCCGGACGGCGCGTGTGCTGAGAGAGGAAGGCCACGACGTCACGCTCATCGAGGAAAACGAGACTGCCGTGGAGCGCGCCCGCAACATGGGATTCGAGGTGGTCCAGGGGGACGGTTCCGTAGAGGAGAACCTGGAGGCGGCCGGCATCGCGGAGGCAGATGCGCTCGGAGCGCTTTCGGGAGACCTCAACGTAAACTTCGTCGCCTGCATGATTGGCAAGCACCACGGCTGTCGGACCATCATGCGCATCGACGAGGACTACCGCGAAGACATCTACCGCAAGTACGCAGACGAAGTGGACGAAATCGTCTACCCCGAGCGCCTCGGAGCCATCGGCGCGAAAAACGCCCTCGTCGGCGGGAACATCCGCGCCATCGCCGACATCGCCCAGAATCTACAGGTGGTCGAGTTGACGATAACGGACGCCTCGCCCATGCTTGGCTACTCGATTAGCGAACTCGAACTCCCCGCCCACGCCCGTCTCATCGCGTTCGGCAAGGAGGACGGTCGGCTTCGACTGCCGCTTCCGGACGACTCGCTCGAACTGCACGACCGACTGGTCGTGCTCACTGACTTCGACGTGCTAGAGGACGTTCGGC
- the tmk gene encoding dTMP kinase yields the protein MLITLEGLDGSGKTTVWEALHDTVPDAVFTREPTDSWYGDAVYRSIRDDDADPVAELFLYTADHADHLSRVVRPALDNGKVVISDRYSDSRYAYQGATLDGVVKRPVEYIRGIHLPFTREPDATIYLDVDPETGAERSGATNKFEQAAYLSAVQQNYERLMDVYPERFYRIDAMQPPEDVLDEAEAIVAELLA from the coding sequence ATGCTCATCACGCTCGAAGGTCTGGACGGGAGTGGGAAGACGACGGTCTGGGAGGCCCTCCACGACACCGTCCCGGACGCCGTCTTCACCCGCGAGCCGACCGATTCGTGGTACGGCGACGCCGTCTATCGGTCGATTCGCGACGACGATGCCGACCCGGTCGCGGAACTCTTTCTCTACACCGCAGACCACGCAGACCACCTCTCGCGGGTCGTCCGGCCGGCCCTGGACAATGGCAAAGTCGTCATCTCGGACCGCTATTCTGACTCCCGCTACGCCTATCAGGGAGCGACGCTCGACGGAGTCGTGAAACGACCCGTCGAATACATCCGGGGCATCCACCTGCCGTTTACCCGCGAACCGGACGCGACAATCTACCTCGACGTGGACCCGGAGACGGGTGCCGAGCGAAGCGGCGCGACCAACAAATTCGAGCAGGCGGCGTACCTCTCGGCCGTCCAGCAGAACTACGAGCGCCTGATGGACGTCTACCCGGAGCGATTCTATCGCATCGACGCCATGCAACCGCCAGAGGACGTCCTCGACGAGGCCGAGGCAATCGTAGCCGAACTACTCGCCTAG